The proteins below come from a single Holdemania massiliensis genomic window:
- a CDS encoding ECF transporter S component, translated as MKKNTRTMAFIAIFAAINYVVFSYLKIDIPLAAGSSVAIHVANAVVVVSAFLLGPVEGGIAGAIGLSIADLLDPRYVASAPKTFFLKFCIGYISGKMGQKLGLAKAENSRQAIKIAAVSAIAGLGFNVIFDPIIGYLFKRFILQINAEAAAIILTWTGGVTAFNAVICVFVSVVLYMALRKPFANLYGKNRR; from the coding sequence ATGAAAAAGAATACGAGGACAATGGCGTTTATCGCGATCTTTGCGGCAATCAATTATGTGGTTTTCAGTTATTTGAAGATTGATATCCCGCTGGCGGCTGGATCTTCGGTGGCGATTCATGTTGCCAATGCCGTCGTTGTGGTTTCAGCGTTTTTATTGGGACCTGTGGAGGGCGGAATTGCCGGAGCGATCGGTCTGTCCATTGCGGATCTGTTAGACCCGCGTTATGTCGCATCTGCGCCGAAAACATTTTTTCTGAAATTCTGTATTGGTTATATTTCTGGAAAAATGGGCCAGAAGTTAGGTCTGGCAAAGGCAGAGAATTCCCGCCAGGCAATCAAAATTGCCGCAGTCAGTGCGATTGCAGGGTTAGGCTTCAATGTGATCTTTGATCCGATCATCGGTTACTTGTTCAAAAGGTTTATCCTGCAGATCAATGCGGAAGCAGCAGCGATTATTCTGACTTGGACCGGCGGAGTTACGGCCTTCAATGCGGTGATCTGCGTCTTTGTTTCCGTTGTGCTGTATATGGCGCTGAGAAAGCCGTTCGCCAATCTTTATGGCAAAAATCGGCGCTGA
- a CDS encoding MFS transporter, with protein sequence MNETKTLKLWNKNFILLWQGTLFSTFGDVLYSICIGYWVYEKTGSTALMGLLSSISMFVAMFLGPFCGAIIDRSHRKWMIVGTDLIRGLTMIGLGLIAMSQHLEVWMVLATAFIAALCNAFFTPASMTVMTDLVMPKDLVRAQSLAGGMRSLVAMIGKGLSGAIIAFLGVPFVILLNGISLLISAFTECFIDVPRAPKTGMPINLKILLADLKEGARYVLNDRCFRIIVVIAVTANFFGSGMNAVFLPFCLGKGLDVVQYGYLMSLQSISALIGTIVMGTLNIRPELRIKLMLFGFPLSSLLFAVCYSMQTFNTLALSFLITFFVSAVANAILNAAFMLVIPREKRAMISGFIMMASSGGQALSSLVFGLVAEFVDLSLLGTVSSLISILPFALMFIYPEVQKRFLQAELSPEL encoded by the coding sequence ATGAATGAAACGAAAACACTGAAGCTCTGGAATAAAAACTTTATCCTGCTGTGGCAGGGTACGCTGTTCTCCACTTTCGGGGATGTTCTTTACAGCATCTGCATCGGTTATTGGGTCTACGAAAAAACCGGATCCACTGCCCTGATGGGCTTACTGAGCAGTATATCCATGTTCGTCGCGATGTTTCTGGGGCCCTTCTGCGGCGCGATCATCGACCGCAGCCACCGCAAATGGATGATCGTCGGCACTGACCTGATCCGCGGCTTAACCATGATCGGACTGGGTCTTATCGCCATGAGTCAGCATCTGGAAGTCTGGATGGTTCTGGCTACGGCCTTTATCGCAGCCTTATGCAACGCTTTCTTCACACCGGCTTCAATGACCGTCATGACCGATCTGGTCATGCCCAAAGATTTAGTCCGGGCCCAGTCACTGGCTGGGGGGATGCGTTCTTTGGTTGCCATGATCGGTAAGGGACTTAGCGGGGCGATCATCGCTTTTCTAGGTGTTCCCTTTGTCATCTTGCTCAACGGGATTTCGCTGCTGATCTCCGCCTTCACCGAATGCTTTATTGATGTGCCAAGAGCTCCGAAAACCGGAATGCCCATCAACTTAAAGATCCTATTGGCTGATTTAAAAGAGGGTGCCCGTTATGTCCTGAATGACCGCTGCTTCCGCATCATCGTTGTGATCGCCGTGACGGCCAACTTCTTCGGTTCCGGCATGAATGCCGTATTTCTCCCGTTTTGTTTAGGCAAAGGACTGGATGTCGTACAGTATGGCTATCTGATGTCGCTGCAGTCGATTTCCGCCTTAATCGGAACGATTGTCATGGGTACGCTCAACATCAGGCCTGAATTGCGGATCAAGCTGATGTTGTTCGGATTCCCGCTCAGTTCCCTGTTGTTTGCCGTATGCTATTCGATGCAAACTTTCAACACCCTGGCTCTGTCCTTTTTGATCACCTTCTTTGTCAGCGCCGTCGCCAATGCGATCCTCAACGCCGCCTTCATGCTTGTCATCCCACGCGAGAAACGGGCGATGATTTCCGGCTTCATCATGATGGCCTCCAGCGGCGGACAGGCTTTATCCTCACTGGTATTTGGTTTGGTTGCCGAATTTGTGGATCTGAGTCTCTTGGGTACCGTATCCAGCCTGATCTCCATTCTGCCGTTTGCCCTGATGTTCATCTATCCAGAAGTACAGAAACGCTTTTTGCAGGCAGAATTAAGTCCTGAATTATAA